The nucleotide sequence GAAATTCGTCGCCGAATCCTGCGTACCGGATTATTCCGGTCCGGTGGTCTACTGCAGCGATGCTTTTGCCGGCCTGAAGGCGGTACGCGAGTTCGAAGAAGGGAAACTGCAGTCGACCCGGTATGACAGCGCGGCTGCGGTCCAGCCGATGAAGCCCGGCGTACGCGACACGGTCCTCGATCGGACCAACCCGGTGCCCGCACCACCGTTCATCGGCCTGCGCTACGTGCAGGACATCGACCCGGCGAAATTATTTCCGCTGGTCAACACCCAGGCCCTGTTTCGCGGTCGTTGGGGGTACCGGCGCGGCAAGATGTCGGCAGCGGAGTACCGGCAGTTGATCGACGGAACTGTCCAGCCCCTGTACGAACAACTGCAGCACCAATCGCTCGAGAAGGGGTGGATTCAGCCCAAGGTGGCGTACGGGTATTTCCGCTGTCACGCCAGGGAAGGATTCCCTGCACGTCGAGGCAGACGGCAGGAGTATACGTTTGCTTTTCCCGCGTCAGGCGGAAGCGCCTTTCCTGTGCATCGCCGATTATTTCAAGTCAGCGGAAGAGGGTGCGGGGACGTGGCCGGCTTTTTTGTTGTGACCATCGGCGCGCAGATCGGCGAGGAAACCGCCCGGCTGTACCAGGAAAACGCGTACCATGACTACCTCATGCTGCACGGCTTCAGCGTTGAGGTCACGGATGCCCTGGCGGAGTACTGGCATGGCGTCATGCGTCGTGAACTGGGCATCGGGGGGGGGGTGAAGGATGTGCAGGGAGCCGTTACCCAGGAGTATCAGGGGTCCCGTTCTGGCTTTGGGTACCCGGCCTGTCCGGATCTCGACGTGCACCGGCCACTGTTCGAGTTCCTCAAGCCCGAGGCGATTGGCATCACCCTGACCGAAAACATGCAGATGGTCCCCGAACAGACCACCTCGGCCATCGTCGTCCATCACCCCCAGGCCAAATACTTTGCGGTGTAGCCAAATGTCAGCAACCGATACCGAACGGTATATCTGCGCCAACTGTGGGTATGTCTATGATCCTGCGGTCGGCGACCCGATGAACACGGTCCTGCCCGGAACGCCCTTTACCGATCTGCCGGAAGCGTGGGTCTGCCCATGTGCTATGCGTCGACAGACCAGTTCGATTTGCTGGATTAAGAACAACATTCTCCGCCCGGCCATTCCGGGCGCTCAGATTTGAGTGGTACATGTCCGAAGAAATCGACAATCTGACCGTCAACTACGAGGAGGACGGGGTTCTTGTCGTCAAGGAACTGGACAGGGAGG is from Bacteroidota bacterium and encodes:
- a CDS encoding rubredoxin, which produces MSATDTERYICANCGYVYDPAVGDPMNTVLPGTPFTDLPEAWVCPCAMRRQTSSICWIKNNILRPAIPGAQI